Proteins encoded by one window of Streptococcus sanguinis:
- a CDS encoding helix-turn-helix domain-containing protein — translation MIIVNLDVQLAKKKMKLGELADIIGITNANLSILKTGKAKAIRFSTLNAICQALDCQPGDILEFTDDEE, via the coding sequence ATGATTATCGTTAATCTTGATGTCCAACTGGCCAAGAAAAAGATGAAACTAGGTGAACTGGCCGATATCATCGGTATTACCAACGCCAACCTTTCCATTCTCAAAACGGGCAAGGCCAAGGCTATCCGCTTTAGCACCCTCAATGCTATCTGTCAAGCCCTTGATTGCCAGCCCGGAGACATCCTAGAATTTACAGATGATGAAGAATAA
- the lacG gene encoding 6-phospho-beta-galactosidase has translation MTKSLPKDFIFGGATAAYQAEGATHTDGKGPVAWDKYLEDNYWYTAEPASDFYHKYPVDLKLAEEYGVNGIRISIAWSRIFPTGYGEVNPKGVEFYHNLFAECHKRHVEPFVTLHHFDTPEALHSNGDFLNRENIEHFVDYAAFCFEEFPEVRYWTTFNEIGPIGDGQYLVGKFPPGIQYDLAKVFQSHHNMMVSHARAVKLYKDKGYKGEIGVVHALPTKYPYDLENPADVRAAELEDIIHNKFILDATYLGHYSDVTLAGVNHILKVNGGQLDLRDEDFAALEAAKDLNDFLGINYYMSDWMRDFDGETEIIHNGKGEKGSSKYQIKGVGRRESPTHIPKTDWDWIIYPQGLYDQIMRIKKDYPNYKKIYITENGLGYKDEFVDNTVYDDARIDYVKQHLEVLSDAIADGANVKGYFIWSLMDVFSWSNGYEKRYGLFYVDFETQERYPKKSAHWYKKLAETQMIE, from the coding sequence ATGACAAAAAGTTTACCTAAAGATTTTATTTTCGGTGGTGCAACAGCGGCCTATCAAGCTGAGGGAGCAACCCACACAGATGGAAAAGGACCTGTTGCCTGGGATAAATACCTAGAGGATAACTACTGGTATACGGCAGAACCTGCCAGCGACTTTTACCACAAATACCCTGTGGATCTGAAATTGGCTGAAGAGTATGGTGTCAATGGTATTCGGATTTCCATTGCTTGGTCACGGATTTTCCCGACAGGCTATGGCGAGGTCAATCCAAAAGGTGTGGAATTTTACCATAATCTTTTCGCAGAATGCCACAAACGCCATGTAGAACCTTTTGTGACCCTCCACCACTTTGATACACCAGAGGCCCTTCATTCAAATGGCGATTTCCTCAATCGAGAAAATATTGAGCACTTTGTGGACTATGCGGCTTTCTGTTTTGAAGAATTTCCAGAAGTTCGCTATTGGACGACTTTCAATGAAATTGGTCCTATTGGTGATGGTCAGTACTTAGTCGGAAAATTCCCGCCGGGTATCCAGTATGACTTGGCCAAGGTTTTCCAATCCCATCACAATATGATGGTCTCACATGCCCGTGCTGTTAAGCTCTATAAGGACAAGGGTTACAAGGGTGAAATCGGTGTCGTTCATGCACTTCCGACAAAATATCCTTATGATCTAGAAAATCCAGCAGATGTCAGAGCAGCAGAGTTGGAAGATATTATCCATAACAAGTTTATCCTAGATGCGACTTATCTGGGGCACTATTCAGATGTAACTCTGGCAGGAGTAAATCATATCCTTAAGGTCAATGGTGGTCAGCTGGATCTACGAGATGAAGACTTTGCGGCTTTAGAAGCAGCTAAAGATCTTAATGACTTCCTTGGCATCAACTACTATATGAGTGACTGGATGCGCGACTTTGACGGTGAAACAGAAATTATCCATAACGGTAAAGGCGAAAAGGGAAGCTCCAAGTACCAGATTAAGGGTGTAGGGCGCAGAGAATCTCCAACTCATATTCCGAAAACTGATTGGGATTGGATTATCTATCCGCAAGGCCTCTATGATCAGATCATGCGGATTAAGAAGGATTATCCCAACTACAAGAAGATTTATATCACAGAAAATGGTCTGGGTTATAAGGATGAATTTGTGGACAATACGGTTTACGACGATGCTAGGATTGATTACGTCAAGCAGCATCTGGAAGTTTTATCCGATGCGATTGCGGATGGGGCTAATGTCAAGGGCTACTTTATCTGGTCTCTGATGGATGTCTTTTCTTGGTCTAACGGTTATGAAAAACGTTACGGCTTATTCTACGTAGACTTCGAAACGCAAGAACGCTATCCAAAGAAATCCGCTCACTGGTATAAGAAATTAGCTGAAACACAAATGATTGAATAG
- a CDS encoding PRD domain-containing protein, whose product MYRIIHPMNNNVALAKHENGEEVVLIGSGIAFNKKKGDIVLESKIEKIFRLRTEESKENFVALLKDVPLDFITVTYDVIDTLSKKYDYPVQEYIYVTLTDHIYCSYQAVQQGRYKESDLPDASDKYPVPYQIAQEAVAIYRERLLDHFPSDEVNRIAYHFINAEGETNPEGQSHLGKRKDILAAVEAELKKNGIKRSAENSNFYDRFMIHLNYFLDYLDRSRDDNVSLLEMESQIQMTYPQAYQVGSDIYHIIAQKTGIDLYRSERVYLVLHIQRLL is encoded by the coding sequence ATGTATCGAATCATACATCCTATGAACAACAATGTTGCTCTAGCCAAACATGAAAATGGTGAAGAGGTTGTTCTGATTGGCAGTGGTATAGCCTTTAATAAAAAGAAGGGTGATATCGTTCTTGAAAGTAAGATTGAGAAAATCTTTCGCCTAAGAACGGAAGAGTCTAAAGAAAACTTTGTGGCCTTGCTCAAAGATGTTCCGCTGGACTTTATCACAGTGACCTATGATGTGATTGACACCCTTTCTAAGAAGTATGATTACCCTGTTCAGGAGTACATCTATGTCACGCTGACGGATCACATCTACTGTTCTTATCAGGCTGTGCAGCAGGGGCGGTACAAGGAGAGTGATCTGCCGGATGCTTCGGACAAATACCCTGTCCCTTATCAGATTGCTCAGGAAGCAGTAGCGATATACCGCGAGCGGTTGTTGGATCATTTCCCTAGCGACGAGGTCAATCGCATTGCCTATCACTTTATCAATGCTGAAGGGGAGACCAATCCTGAGGGGCAAAGTCACTTGGGCAAGCGAAAAGATATTCTGGCTGCTGTTGAGGCAGAGCTGAAGAAAAATGGCATTAAAAGAAGTGCAGAAAACAGCAACTTTTATGACCGTTTTATGATTCACCTGAACTACTTTTTGGACTATCTGGACAGAAGCCGTGATGACAATGTTTCCCTGCTGGAAATGGAAAGTCAGATCCAGATGACCTATCCTCAAGCCTATCAGGTCGGAAGTGATATTTACCACATCATTGCCCAGAAGACGGGAATTGATTTATATCGTAGCGAACGGGTCTACCTAGTGCTGCATATCCAACGCCTTTTATAA
- a CDS encoding PTS lactose/cellobiose transporter subunit IIA — protein MNREEVTLLGFEIVAYAGDARSKLLEALKAAEAGDFAKADALVEEANGCIAEAHHAQTSLLTKEAAGEDLAYSVTMMHGQDHLMTTILLKDMMHHLIELYKRGVK, from the coding sequence ATGAATAGAGAAGAAGTAACATTGCTCGGTTTTGAAATTGTGGCCTACGCTGGTGACGCTCGATCCAAGCTCCTGGAAGCTTTGAAAGCCGCAGAGGCTGGGGATTTTGCCAAGGCAGATGCCTTGGTAGAAGAAGCAAATGGCTGCATCGCTGAAGCACACCATGCTCAGACCAGTCTTTTGACAAAAGAAGCGGCTGGTGAGGACTTGGCTTACAGTGTGACCATGATGCACGGTCAAGATCACTTAATGACTACTATTTTGCTAAAAGACATGATGCACCATTTGATTGAATTATATAAAAGAGGAGTAAAATAA
- a CDS encoding suppressor of fused domain protein, whose translation MGIFDFFKKQSENQEAEEVVYEEYEEVVEDVEPVEDYVEAPGWEAISTEFARIYNNQEPVDHIEAIVKWRFGGPDPLDGVDVYDAGDSWHLVSYGLSELYEKLSEDPNYSGYGFEFTMRLKKGNYQANDEFINIVTIFQELARRTFETGEVYQPFEYIYTGQLLGFDREQESALTGFITVPDVEAQPLETVHGRVDFIELVGVTDAELQQILNEEETAQGLYARLGSDLTDYGRQSLVG comes from the coding sequence ATGGGAATTTTTGATTTCTTTAAAAAACAGTCGGAAAATCAGGAAGCTGAGGAAGTTGTCTATGAAGAGTACGAAGAAGTAGTAGAGGATGTCGAGCCGGTAGAAGATTATGTGGAGGCTCCGGGATGGGAAGCCATCTCAACAGAATTTGCTCGGATATATAATAATCAAGAGCCGGTAGACCATATTGAGGCCATTGTAAAATGGCGTTTTGGCGGGCCGGATCCGCTGGATGGTGTAGATGTCTATGATGCAGGTGACTCTTGGCATTTGGTTAGTTATGGCTTGTCTGAGCTGTATGAAAAGCTCAGTGAAGATCCAAACTATAGTGGCTATGGTTTTGAATTTACCATGCGACTGAAGAAAGGAAACTACCAAGCTAATGATGAATTTATCAATATCGTCACGATTTTTCAGGAGTTGGCGCGCCGGACCTTTGAGACCGGAGAGGTTTATCAGCCTTTTGAGTACATTTATACTGGACAGCTTCTTGGCTTTGACCGTGAACAGGAGTCTGCTTTGACAGGTTTTATCACGGTTCCGGATGTAGAAGCCCAGCCTTTGGAGACAGTCCACGGCCGGGTAGATTTTATTGAGTTGGTTGGTGTGACAGATGCAGAATTACAGCAAATCCTCAATGAAGAAGAGACTGCCCAAGGCCTCTACGCTCGCTTGGGCAGCGACCTAACAGACTATGGTCGGCAGTCGCTTGTTGGATGA
- a CDS encoding ferredoxin reductase family protein has protein sequence MKSIKGIALIAVSIILTIYAWASAGMTNFIVPGLALTTLSLTFLLATRNALLEKWFHGIEKMYAYHKFTAIFSVVLLALHNVAMGGSLWGSHLAAQLGNVGIYLFVSIVLVAYLGKHIKYEAWRWIHRFVYLAYIFGLFHAYMLMGGRLLTPTLLGFVVGFYAIIGLASGFYIIFLYQSLAFRHLGKILQVKRLNHDTVELKIQLSQKLDYQYGQFAFVKIFQEGFEQAPHPFSISGGHDNIVYFTIKNSGDHTKKLYDKIQEGTKVTIDRAYGHMILDQGQEKQIWIAGGIGITPFISYIRENPNLNRPVSFYYAYTGAENAVYLDLLKDYAAKNPQFDLHLVDSKVSGYLDFKNYPLDDKTTVFMCGPVKMMDKLANEFKKTNPKADLVYEGFKFK, from the coding sequence ATGAAATCTATCAAAGGAATTGCCCTTATTGCTGTCAGCATAATCCTGACCATCTATGCTTGGGCTTCAGCTGGGATGACCAACTTTATCGTACCCGGTCTGGCCTTGACTACCCTCTCGCTGACCTTTTTACTTGCGACTCGGAACGCCCTTTTGGAAAAATGGTTCCACGGCATCGAAAAGATGTATGCTTATCATAAGTTTACAGCTATCTTTTCCGTTGTTCTTCTTGCTCTCCACAATGTTGCCATGGGTGGCAGTCTCTGGGGCTCTCATCTGGCAGCCCAGCTTGGGAATGTCGGCATCTATCTCTTTGTCAGCATTGTTCTGGTGGCCTATCTCGGCAAGCACATCAAATATGAGGCTTGGCGCTGGATTCACCGCTTTGTGTATCTGGCCTATATCTTTGGTCTCTTTCATGCTTATATGCTGATGGGCGGTCGACTCCTGACACCGACCTTGCTAGGCTTCGTAGTCGGATTCTACGCTATCATCGGTTTAGCTTCTGGCTTTTATATCATCTTCCTCTATCAAAGTTTGGCCTTTCGACATCTGGGGAAAATTCTGCAGGTCAAACGACTGAACCACGATACCGTGGAGTTGAAAATCCAACTCAGTCAAAAGCTAGACTATCAGTACGGTCAGTTTGCCTTCGTCAAGATTTTCCAAGAAGGATTTGAACAAGCGCCACATCCTTTCTCTATCTCTGGCGGCCATGACAATATCGTCTACTTTACTATCAAGAACTCTGGCGATCACACTAAGAAACTTTATGACAAGATCCAAGAGGGAACCAAGGTCACCATTGACCGAGCTTATGGTCACATGATTCTGGACCAAGGGCAGGAAAAACAAATCTGGATTGCTGGTGGGATTGGCATTACGCCCTTCATCTCCTATATCCGAGAAAATCCTAATCTGAATCGTCCAGTCAGCTTCTACTATGCTTACACTGGAGCTGAAAATGCAGTCTACCTAGACCTACTCAAAGACTACGCAGCCAAGAATCCGCAGTTTGATCTTCATTTGGTCGATAGCAAGGTCTCCGGCTATTTAGACTTCAAGAATTATCCTTTGGACGACAAAACTACTGTCTTCATGTGCGGACCTGTCAAGATGATGGATAAACTAGCCAACGAATTTAAAAAGACCAATCCTAAAGCAGATCTGGTCTATGAAGGCTTTAAATTTAAATAA
- a CDS encoding sensor histidine kinase, with amino-acid sequence MDIQDKFFFLKSYLYSRRFFLALLILLLGFILLFAFVFDTYRSLLEYVALLLAFLSFLFIGADAWTSFKGYRSQKLQASAQAQTPLEKLLQERVEELEYEQKNQLLVEQEKYNDLLDYYTLWVHQVKTPIAASSLLIGDLKDKETKSQLEQELFKIESYVHLVLQYLRLESFHDDLVLKQENLADLVREVVKKYALFFIQQGLSLNLHDLDHTIVTDKKWFLVILEQVLSNSLKYTKEGSIEIYFHEGSLYIKDTGLGIQNADLLRVFERGFSGYNGRLTQQSSGLGLYLSKKIADQLGHKISIDSQVGQGTTVSIAFPEKKLIFE; translated from the coding sequence ATGGACATACAGGATAAATTTTTCTTTCTTAAGTCTTACCTTTATTCGCGGCGATTTTTTTTAGCTCTGCTGATTTTGCTGCTAGGTTTTATTCTGCTCTTTGCCTTTGTCTTTGATACTTACCGCAGTCTGCTGGAATATGTCGCGCTCTTGCTGGCTTTTCTGTCTTTCTTGTTTATCGGAGCAGATGCTTGGACGTCCTTTAAGGGCTATCGCAGCCAGAAGCTGCAGGCATCTGCTCAGGCTCAGACTCCTCTAGAAAAGCTTTTGCAGGAACGAGTGGAAGAGCTGGAGTACGAGCAGAAGAATCAGCTCTTGGTTGAGCAGGAAAAATACAATGATTTGCTGGACTACTATACTCTTTGGGTTCATCAAGTCAAGACACCTATTGCAGCCAGCTCGCTCTTGATTGGAGACTTGAAGGATAAGGAAACCAAGTCTCAGTTGGAGCAGGAGCTCTTTAAAATTGAGTCCTACGTTCATCTGGTGCTCCAGTACCTCCGTCTAGAAAGCTTCCATGACGATCTAGTGCTGAAGCAGGAAAATCTGGCTGATTTGGTCAGAGAAGTAGTCAAGAAATACGCTCTTTTCTTTATTCAGCAAGGACTCAGCCTCAATCTTCATGACCTAGACCACACGATTGTCACTGATAAAAAGTGGTTTCTAGTGATTTTGGAGCAGGTCCTATCCAATAGTCTTAAATACACCAAAGAAGGCAGCATAGAGATTTATTTTCACGAGGGCAGCCTCTACATTAAGGACACGGGTTTGGGGATTCAAAATGCTGATTTGCTGCGGGTTTTTGAGCGTGGTTTCTCAGGTTACAACGGTCGTTTGACCCAGCAGTCATCAGGCTTAGGTCTTTATCTGTCCAAGAAAATTGCTGACCAGTTGGGACACAAGATTTCTATAGACTCTCAAGTTGGTCAGGGAACGACGGTTTCCATCGCCTTTCCTGAGAAGAAATTGATCTTTGAGTAG
- a CDS encoding class Ib ribonucleoside-diphosphate reductase assembly flavoprotein NrdI, with translation MLVVVYDSLTGLGKKFANSLELPSQSVWKRLEGPCILVSRNSGAGQIPWTTKRFIRKYRRLIKGFVINGNQKHYPRTFCGATDKIVEQYGLRHIRNIEGSGTEADRQAVKGFLEQLQAEESFHEIH, from the coding sequence TTGCTAGTAGTGGTTTATGATAGTCTAACTGGTTTGGGCAAGAAGTTTGCTAATAGTCTGGAACTGCCTAGCCAGTCAGTCTGGAAAAGACTGGAGGGACCCTGTATTTTAGTCAGCAGAAATAGCGGAGCAGGGCAGATTCCATGGACGACCAAGCGCTTCATCAGAAAGTACAGACGTCTAATTAAAGGCTTTGTCATCAATGGCAATCAGAAGCATTATCCACGGACCTTTTGCGGGGCAACGGATAAGATAGTGGAGCAATATGGTCTACGTCATATTCGTAATATAGAGGGCTCTGGAACGGAAGCAGACCGACAAGCGGTCAAAGGCTTTTTAGAACAGTTGCAGGCTGAAGAGAGTTTTCATGAAATCCATTAG
- a CDS encoding response regulator transcription factor: protein MHKILLVEDDPVIRQMIKKMLEQWGFQVVAVEDFMDVLTVFVREEPHLVLMDIGLPLFNGYHWCQEIRKISTVPIMFLSSRDQSMDIVMAINMGADDYVTKPFDNNVFLAKVQGLLRRSYEFGNDQSLLEHQGVILNLKSTDLVFDGKVVTLTKNEFQILRVLFEHADGIVARDDLMKELWNSDFFIDDNTLSVNVARLRKKLEEHGLKNFIETKKGIGYGLINGHTG from the coding sequence ATGCACAAGATTTTACTAGTAGAAGATGATCCAGTCATTCGTCAGATGATTAAGAAAATGCTGGAACAGTGGGGCTTTCAGGTAGTGGCAGTCGAGGACTTTATGGATGTGCTGACTGTCTTTGTTCGAGAGGAGCCGCATCTGGTGCTGATGGATATCGGCCTGCCCTTATTTAACGGCTATCACTGGTGTCAGGAAATCCGCAAGATTTCAACGGTGCCCATCATGTTTCTGTCTTCTCGCGATCAGTCCATGGACATTGTCATGGCTATCAATATGGGGGCAGATGACTATGTGACCAAACCTTTTGACAATAATGTCTTTCTGGCTAAGGTTCAGGGCTTGCTGCGCCGTTCCTATGAGTTTGGAAACGACCAGAGTCTCCTGGAGCACCAGGGTGTCATTCTTAATCTCAAGTCGACAGATCTGGTTTTTGATGGGAAAGTGGTGACCTTGACCAAGAACGAATTTCAGATTTTGCGGGTCCTCTTTGAGCACGCAGATGGTATCGTAGCGCGTGATGATCTGATGAAGGAACTCTGGAACAGCGATTTTTTCATCGATGACAATACCCTATCGGTCAATGTGGCTCGCCTGCGTAAGAAGCTTGAAGAGCACGGACTGAAGAATTTCATCGAAACCAAAAAAGGAATAGGATACGGTCTCATCAATGGACATACAGGATAA
- a CDS encoding DUF2975 domain-containing protein has product MKKIELKNNSLLKDIVTLLNLIIVGYTAILVFLTILSVISYTGLSDRLGIKLNVQFLPSVDFSNLWSILAFVINLLTASLTIYLIYLARNFIKNLIGGKIFDSSNTQLADKAWKVFLALTFLSVKVAASGNPITLPFSFNASMSFTPLLGALIIWLMMKILEKGIDIAEENEFTI; this is encoded by the coding sequence ATGAAAAAGATTGAATTAAAAAATAACTCTTTGCTCAAAGATATTGTTACTCTATTAAACCTTATCATAGTGGGTTATACTGCTATTCTGGTGTTTCTTACTATCCTAAGTGTGATTTCTTACACCGGTCTTTCCGACAGGTTGGGAATAAAGCTCAATGTTCAATTTCTGCCCTCAGTTGATTTTTCAAATTTGTGGAGTATTCTAGCCTTTGTTATAAATCTTCTCACAGCTTCTTTGACTATTTATCTCATATATCTTGCTCGTAATTTTATCAAAAATTTGATTGGTGGAAAGATTTTTGATTCATCAAACACGCAACTAGCTGATAAGGCATGGAAAGTCTTTTTGGCTCTGACCTTTCTTTCCGTTAAGGTTGCTGCATCAGGCAATCCCATCACCCTCCCCTTCTCTTTTAACGCCAGTATGAGCTTTACACCTCTCTTGGGTGCTCTGATTATTTGGCTGATGATGAAAATTCTGGAAAAGGGGATTGATATAGCTGAAGAGAATGAATTTACCATCTAG
- a CDS encoding lactose-specific PTS transporter subunit EIIC: MNKLIGLIEKGKPFFEKISRNIYLRAIRDGFIAGMPVILFSSIFILIAYVPNAWGFHWSKDIETFLMTPYSYSMGILAFFVGGTTAKALTDSVNRDLPATNQINFLSTMLASMVGFLLMAAEPAKEGGFLTAFMGTKGLLTAFIAAFVTVNVYKVCVKNNVTIRMPEEVPPNISQVFKDLIPFTVSVVLLYGLELLVKASLGVTVAESIGTLLAPLFSAADGYLGITLIFGAYAFFWFVGIHGPSIVEPAIAAITYANIDANLALVQAGQHADKVITSGTQMFIVTMGGTGATLIVPFLFMWICKSERNRAIGRASVVPTFFGVNEPILFGAPIVLNPIFFIPFIFAPIANVWIFKFFVDTLNMNSFSANLPWVTPGPLGIVLGTNFQLLSFVLAALLVVVDVIIYYPFVKVYDEQILEEERSGKANDALKEKVAANFNTAKADAILEKAGVDEEAPSQNNISEETNVLVLCAGGGTSGLLANALNKAAAEYNVPVKAAAGGYGAHREMLPEFDLVILAPQVASNFEDMKAETDKLGIKLAKTEGGQYIKLTRDGKGALAFVQEQFNN, encoded by the coding sequence ATGAACAAACTCATCGGACTTATTGAGAAAGGGAAGCCTTTCTTTGAGAAGATTTCTCGGAATATCTATCTCCGTGCCATTCGGGATGGCTTTATCGCTGGTATGCCAGTCATCCTCTTCTCATCTATCTTTATCTTGATTGCCTATGTGCCAAATGCTTGGGGCTTCCACTGGTCTAAGGATATTGAAACTTTCCTAATGACTCCTTATAGCTATTCAATGGGGATTCTGGCTTTCTTTGTGGGTGGGACCACTGCAAAGGCTTTGACAGACTCTGTCAACCGCGACCTGCCTGCGACAAACCAGATTAACTTCTTGTCTACTATGCTGGCTTCTATGGTCGGCTTCCTCCTCATGGCAGCTGAGCCTGCCAAGGAAGGCGGCTTCCTAACTGCCTTCATGGGAACGAAAGGTCTTTTGACAGCTTTCATCGCAGCCTTTGTTACGGTTAATGTCTACAAAGTTTGCGTGAAAAATAATGTCACCATTCGCATGCCAGAAGAAGTTCCACCAAATATCTCGCAAGTATTTAAAGACTTGATTCCATTTACTGTCTCAGTCGTTCTGCTCTACGGTTTGGAACTGCTTGTTAAAGCAAGTCTGGGAGTAACGGTTGCTGAATCCATCGGAACACTTCTCGCTCCGCTTTTCTCAGCGGCAGATGGCTATCTGGGAATCACGCTTATCTTTGGTGCTTATGCTTTCTTTTGGTTTGTGGGAATTCACGGTCCATCTATCGTTGAGCCTGCCATTGCTGCCATTACTTATGCCAATATCGATGCCAACTTGGCTCTGGTACAAGCTGGTCAGCATGCGGATAAGGTCATCACTTCTGGTACGCAAATGTTTATCGTTACTATGGGTGGTACTGGTGCGACCTTGATTGTTCCATTCCTCTTCATGTGGATCTGTAAGTCCGAGCGTAACCGTGCAATTGGACGGGCATCTGTTGTCCCAACTTTCTTTGGTGTAAATGAGCCAATTCTCTTTGGTGCTCCAATCGTACTGAATCCAATTTTCTTCATTCCATTTATCTTTGCACCTATCGCAAACGTATGGATTTTCAAATTCTTTGTTGATACTTTGAACATGAACTCCTTCTCAGCTAACCTTCCTTGGGTGACACCTGGACCTCTGGGAATTGTGCTGGGTACCAACTTCCAGCTTCTGTCCTTTGTTCTTGCAGCCCTTCTTGTTGTAGTGGATGTGATTATTTACTATCCATTTGTCAAGGTTTACGACGAACAAATCCTAGAAGAAGAACGTTCCGGCAAAGCTAACGATGCTCTTAAAGAAAAAGTAGCAGCTAACTTTAATACTGCTAAAGCAGACGCTATCCTTGAAAAAGCAGGAGTGGATGAAGAAGCTCCATCTCAAAACAATATAAGCGAAGAAACCAATGTTCTGGTGCTCTGTGCAGGCGGTGGTACTAGCGGATTGCTGGCCAACGCTTTGAATAAAGCAGCAGCTGAATACAATGTTCCTGTCAAAGCAGCAGCTGGCGGCTACGGTGCTCACCGTGAAATGTTGCCTGAGTTTGATCTCGTTATCCTGGCTCCTCAAGTTGCTTCCAACTTTGAAGATATGAAAGCGGAAACAGATAAATTAGGCATCAAGCTAGCTAAGACTGAAGGCGGCCAATACATCAAACTAACCCGTGATGGCAAAGGGGCGCTTGCCTTCGTTCAGGAGCAATTTAACAACTAA
- a CDS encoding DUF2974 domain-containing protein: MRLLVYHPRSKVGFFWKREILSEKYAILTSRNWRYNMSNIFTYLEEVQHDSIYDKPFNELDLLILTEMTYLPFDQLVHEDMSPYCDCRLLDLADQVPRDLSMMVSKNRLKLLDLAAASTRFKNLKLMGYVNDVDQDIQKQFAALIFKVKPDTYVLVFRGTDDSIVGWKEDFHMTYMAQIPAQKMAARYLQNALENLPGNFILTGHSKGGNLASYAASQMEASLQDRIEAIYSYDSPGLNHSVIESDGYQTVVERMKRYLPQNSIVGMMLETPKEARIVKSSAIGGFAQHDTFSWKIKGDSFLLLDTLDAESLQIDKTFKNWVSTVSDEELKDFFDLFFGLILDAGIQSVDELSNVENFNKVLDILKNAQSLTDQERDMLLRLSKLLLNMRVQSWKDDISIPNLSEIGKDIRENLSRWSKQLPFGQSETDKVEETATEVHE, from the coding sequence ATGCGATTGCTTGTTTATCATCCTCGGTCTAAGGTAGGATTTTTCTGGAAAAGAGAAATTCTATCAGAAAAATATGCTATACTAACTAGTAGAAATTGGAGATATAACATGAGCAATATTTTTACTTACCTTGAAGAAGTGCAGCATGACAGCATTTATGATAAACCTTTCAATGAACTGGATCTGCTAATTCTGACAGAGATGACCTACTTGCCTTTTGACCAACTAGTGCATGAAGACATGTCCCCCTACTGCGACTGCCGGCTGCTGGATTTGGCCGATCAAGTACCGCGTGACCTCTCCATGATGGTCAGCAAAAACCGACTAAAACTGCTGGATTTGGCCGCAGCCTCTACCCGCTTTAAAAATCTAAAACTGATGGGCTATGTCAATGACGTTGACCAAGATATCCAGAAGCAATTCGCTGCCTTGATTTTCAAAGTCAAGCCTGATACCTATGTCCTGGTCTTTCGCGGCACAGACGACTCCATTGTCGGCTGGAAGGAAGACTTCCACATGACCTATATGGCTCAAATCCCTGCTCAGAAAATGGCCGCCCGCTATCTGCAAAACGCCTTAGAAAACCTGCCCGGTAACTTTATCCTAACCGGCCATTCCAAAGGGGGAAACCTAGCTTCTTATGCAGCCAGTCAGATGGAAGCATCGCTCCAAGACCGCATTGAAGCCATCTACAGCTATGACTCTCCTGGTCTCAATCACTCTGTCATCGAAAGCGATGGCTATCAGACTGTGGTTGAAAGGATGAAACGCTACCTGCCTCAGAACTCCATCGTCGGCATGATGCTGGAAACACCCAAGGAAGCAAGGATTGTCAAAAGCAGTGCCATCGGCGGCTTTGCCCAGCACGATACCTTTTCGTGGAAAATCAAGGGAGACTCTTTCCTATTGCTGGATACACTAGATGCAGAGAGCCTGCAGATAGACAAGACTTTTAAAAATTGGGTCAGCACCGTTTCAGATGAAGAACTTAAAGACTTTTTCGACCTCTTTTTCGGACTGATTTTAGATGCTGGTATCCAATCTGTCGACGAACTGTCCAATGTTGAAAACTTTAACAAAGTCCTCGATATCCTGAAAAATGCTCAATCCCTAACAGACCAAGAACGTGACATGCTGCTGCGCTTGTCCAAGCTCCTGCTGAATATGCGTGTTCAAAGCTGGAAGGATGACATTAGCATACCTAATCTTTCTGAAATTGGCAAAGATATCCGAGAAAACCTATCACGCTGGAGCAAGCAGTTGCCTTTCGGCCAGTCTGAGACTGATAAAGTGGAAGAGACTGCTACAGAAGTTCACGAGTAA